Proteins from a genomic interval of Watersipora subatra chromosome 10, tzWatSuba1.1, whole genome shotgun sequence:
- the LOC137407214 gene encoding uncharacterized protein — protein MSAATASASAELPNLQRSQTIDVITGRPRTPNTQYTCLTEEQLDSIQSKAKSETLFAPSVPKQFDDTKHFKNRFVDSYSQHLTRNGSGYNNQRFCYIGDQWDRFPTQQYNTCRPLASEKWGKYKCGIKTAGYSYGQPTHMYTKIDMYRRNPTNTPGPTDVKYGRPGEGYYTQKYPADTTWNISRVPLNRTKVLQTVPPKTTENYKAIEQYQQGQLEAIKEQWPHFSEYTDRYALKTRILPVLDHDINVVMERRKKYLNATVNEVSQ, from the exons ATGTCTGCTGCGACTGCTTCAGCTTCTGCAGAACTACCAAACCTGCAACGATCACAGACTATTGATGTGATCACCGGAAGGCCTCGAACTCCTAATACCCAGTACACTTGTCTAACTGAAGAACAATTGGATAGCATTCAGTCG AAAGCAAAATCAGAGACCCTTTTTGCCCCATCTGTACCTAAACAATTTGATGATACAAAACACTTCAAAAATCGGTTTGTGGACAGCTACAGCCAACATCTGACACGAAATGGATCTGGGTACAACAATCAAAG GTTTTGTTACATTGGAGATCAGTGGGACAGGTTCCCAACTCAACAGTACAACACATGTAGGCCACTAGCCTCAGAAAAATGGGGTAAATACAAATGCG GCATAAAGACTGCAGGATACTCATACGGTCAGCCGACACACATGTACACTAAGATAGACATGTATCGGAGAAACCCGACTAATACACCTGGTCCAACGGATGTCAAATATGGCCGTCCAGGAGAAGGATATTACACTCAGAAATATCCCG CCGACACGACATGGAACATTTCAAGGGTGCCACTTAATCGAACTAAAGTCCTTCAGACTGTGCCGCCCAAAACCACAGAGAACTACAAAGCCATAGAGCAATACCAACAAGGCCAGTTGGAGGCTATCAAAGAACAGTGGCCCCATTTCAGTGAATACACTGACAGATACGCCCTCAAAACTCGTATACTTCCTGTCCTTGACCA TGACATCAATGTGGT CATGGAGCGAAGAAAGAAATACCTCAATGCAACTGTCAACGAAGTCAGTCAGTGA